Below is a window of Tolypothrix bouteillei VB521301 DNA.
AAGCCCGGTATGATGTACCCGTTCTCGTCGAGATACTCATCTACAGCTACAGTATAAATGGGTACATCTGGATGAAACTCAGTAAAATGTTTCAGACCTTCTGGTGCAGCAAGTATGCAGACAAATTTAATAGATAATGGATTGGTTGATTTTAGTCGTTCAACAGCTGCTACTGCTGTATTGCCTGTAGCCAGCATTGGATCGACGACCAACACATCTCGTTTGTCCACATCTTGAGGAACCTTGAAATAATACTCAATGGGAACTAAGGTTTTGGGGTCGCGATACAACCCGATATGCCCAACTCTTGCGGTAGGCATCAGTTCTAACATCCCATCTAAAATTCCCTGACCCGCCCGTTGGATAGAAACAATCACCAGTTTTTTCTCTGGCGCAAGGACTGGTGCATTCATTGGTCCTAGAGGTGTTTTGA
It encodes the following:
- the upp gene encoding uracil phosphoribosyltransferase, encoding MHEQITIINHPLIQHKLTLMRKAETSTAKFRSLLKEISLLLAYEVTRDLPLKDEFIKTPLGPMNAPVLAPEKKLVIVSIQRAGQGILDGMLELMPTARVGHIGLYRDPKTLVPIEYYFKVPQDVDKRDVLVVDPMLATGNTAVAAVERLKSTNPLSIKFVCILAAPEGLKHFTEFHPDVPIYTVAVDEYLDENGYIIPGLGDAGDRLFGTK